One stretch of Saccharomonospora xinjiangensis XJ-54 DNA includes these proteins:
- a CDS encoding helix-turn-helix transcriptional regulator has product MSTPSRLLSLLSLLQTPREWPGSELARRLEVSPRTIRRDVERLRELGYPVVASKGAEGGYRLVAGAALPPLLLDDEEAVAIAVGLRNAAGHAVSGLGEAAVRALTKLEQVLPSRLRYRVATLNTAIDPMPEHADSVVDPGVLTTVAAAITNAERLRFAYRSHQGDLSKRHVDPHRLVPAGRRWYLVAFDNDRDDWRVFRVDRISEPFPTGARASARELPADDAATYLTSSFHSLAPSYQAVVTVFAQPDEIDARLGEIEPLEEGRCLVRCNGDTVEWLAFRLSLLGHEFRVHEPPELVEYLRELGQRSLRASGECEGFSS; this is encoded by the coding sequence ATGAGCACTCCCTCCCGGCTGCTGAGCCTGCTGTCCCTGTTGCAGACCCCGCGCGAGTGGCCTGGTAGCGAGCTGGCGCGCAGGTTGGAGGTCAGTCCTCGCACCATCCGCCGCGATGTGGAACGACTTCGGGAGCTCGGCTACCCGGTTGTGGCGTCGAAGGGTGCCGAGGGCGGCTACCGGCTGGTCGCGGGCGCCGCACTGCCGCCGTTGCTGCTGGACGACGAGGAGGCCGTGGCGATCGCCGTTGGCCTGCGCAACGCGGCCGGGCATGCGGTGTCCGGGCTCGGCGAGGCCGCCGTGCGTGCTCTGACCAAATTGGAGCAGGTACTGCCATCCCGGCTGCGTTACCGCGTGGCGACGTTGAACACGGCCATCGATCCGATGCCCGAACACGCGGATTCCGTGGTCGATCCCGGGGTGCTCACCACGGTGGCGGCGGCCATCACCAACGCCGAACGGCTGCGGTTCGCCTACCGGTCACATCAAGGCGACCTGTCCAAACGGCACGTCGATCCCCACCGGCTCGTCCCGGCAGGGCGGCGCTGGTACCTGGTCGCCTTCGACAACGACCGGGACGACTGGCGCGTGTTCCGTGTTGACCGGATCAGTGAGCCGTTCCCGACGGGGGCTCGCGCGTCTGCGCGGGAACTGCCTGCCGACGACGCGGCGACCTACCTCACCAGTTCCTTCCACAGTCTCGCGCCCAGCTACCAGGCTGTGGTGACCGTGTTCGCACAGCCGGACGAGATCGACGCCAGGCTGGGCGAGATCGAACCACTCGAAGAAGGCCGGTGCCTGGTGCGGTGCAACGGGGACACGGTGGAGTGGCTCGCGTTCCGGCTCTCACTGCTGGGACACGAGTTCCGGGTGCACGAGCCACCCGAACTCGTCGAGTACCTGCGAGAGCTGGGGCAGCGCTCGCTCAGGGCGTCGGGGGAGTGCGAAGGGTTTTCTTCCTGA
- a CDS encoding epoxide hydrolase family protein: MPNDVRPFPIDVPQADLDDLLERLARTRLPRQLPGDWARGVTCDYLGELIAHWRTAFDWREHEARLNELGSFVTTIDDHDVHFLHVRSPEPGALPLVLNHGWPNSVFEFAELVGPLTRPSAHGREGARAFHVVVPSIPGFGFSEQPKSTGWNVARVAGMFTELMRRLGYERYGVQGGDLGAYLAPEMAKAAPDAVVGAYVMGGLGFPTERDIPDMNAEDFASYQEMQEWAAIGVDHHSLLRVAPQTFANAWNDSPAGLLSWLIEKFKQFTITVDLPDQAIDRDLLLANATLYWLTGTAGSSSWFMYESSEFTWPEGQSLVPTGVYSGGPDVWRRLAERHNTIVHWPQGNPGGHFVSMEQPHAVAEDLRTFFDLVAPRTPRSQQARDEALTGTDHGRRGEAL, from the coding sequence ATGCCCAACGACGTCCGGCCTTTCCCGATCGACGTCCCGCAGGCCGACCTCGACGACTTGCTGGAGCGCCTTGCGCGTACCCGCCTGCCACGGCAACTGCCCGGCGACTGGGCGCGAGGCGTGACATGCGACTACCTCGGTGAACTCATCGCCCACTGGCGCACCGCTTTCGACTGGCGGGAACACGAGGCAAGGCTGAACGAACTCGGCTCCTTCGTCACCACCATCGACGACCACGACGTCCACTTCCTGCACGTCCGCTCTCCGGAACCCGGCGCGCTGCCGCTGGTGCTCAACCACGGCTGGCCCAACTCGGTGTTCGAGTTCGCCGAACTGGTGGGCCCGCTGACGCGGCCTTCCGCCCACGGCCGCGAGGGCGCGAGGGCTTTCCACGTCGTCGTGCCGTCCATTCCCGGATTCGGGTTCTCGGAGCAGCCGAAGAGCACCGGCTGGAACGTGGCCAGGGTCGCGGGCATGTTCACCGAACTGATGCGCAGGCTCGGCTACGAGCGCTACGGCGTTCAGGGCGGGGATCTGGGCGCGTACCTCGCGCCCGAGATGGCGAAGGCGGCGCCCGACGCCGTTGTCGGTGCCTACGTGATGGGTGGTCTCGGTTTCCCCACCGAGCGCGACATCCCCGACATGAATGCTGAGGATTTCGCGTCCTACCAGGAGATGCAGGAGTGGGCGGCGATCGGCGTCGATCACCACTCCCTGCTGAGGGTCGCGCCTCAGACTTTCGCCAACGCCTGGAACGACTCGCCCGCGGGTCTGCTCTCCTGGCTGATCGAGAAGTTCAAACAGTTCACCATCACCGTGGACCTCCCGGACCAGGCCATCGATCGTGACCTGCTACTCGCGAACGCGACCCTGTACTGGCTCACCGGAACGGCGGGCTCCTCGTCGTGGTTCATGTACGAGAGCAGCGAGTTCACCTGGCCGGAGGGCCAGTCGCTTGTGCCGACGGGGGTCTACAGCGGTGGTCCGGACGTCTGGCGTCGGCTGGCCGAGCGCCACAACACGATCGTGCACTGGCCACAGGGCAATCCCGGCGGGCACTTCGTCTCGATGGAGCAACCCCACGCCGTCGCCGAAGACCTGCGCACGTTCTTCGATCTCGTGGCGCCGCGCACGCCCCGGTCACAACAGGCCCGTGACGAGGCCCTCACAGGTACGGACCACGGTCGCCGCGGCGAGGCGCTCTGA
- a CDS encoding VOC family protein produces the protein MTSVKTVPDGYATVTPWIISRDTAAVLEFLSKAFDAVETVRVQGEDGFIGHAETRIGDAPVMLFDSRPHWPATPAFLRLYVADIASAVRRAADAGAQIVTRPTELHFGDIVARVRDPLGNVYWLHQHVADPTPDELAERERRPEFVEGMRYVSGADIFA, from the coding sequence ATGACCAGCGTTAAAACCGTCCCCGACGGCTACGCCACCGTGACTCCGTGGATCATCTCGCGGGACACCGCCGCCGTGCTCGAGTTCCTCTCGAAGGCGTTCGACGCCGTCGAGACCGTCCGCGTGCAGGGTGAGGACGGCTTCATCGGCCACGCCGAGACCCGCATCGGCGACGCGCCGGTGATGCTTTTCGACTCCCGCCCTCACTGGCCGGCGACACCCGCTTTCCTTCGCCTCTATGTCGCCGACATCGCCTCGGCAGTCCGCAGAGCAGCCGACGCGGGCGCACAGATCGTCACGCGCCCGACGGAACTGCATTTCGGTGACATCGTCGCCCGCGTCCGCGACCCGCTCGGCAACGTCTACTGGCTGCACCAGCACGTCGCCGACCCCACGCCTGACGAGCTGGCCGAACGCGAGCGGCGACCGGAGTTCGTCGAGGGCATGCGCTACGTCAGCGGCGCGGACATCTTCGCCTGA
- a CDS encoding Hsp70 family protein, whose protein sequence is MRYVLGIHLGATRVSAAVCRYRGGVWTSAEVVPIGGRTPWAESVLHVSDQGDLLVGQAALHRAVTEPERVARAPLHRTGDPVPFVLGEATYPAETLAAGMIGWVADRVAEAEAAHAERIVVTHPPSWSSYRRGLLHQALDTAELPGVLALPSPVAAAENHLASPDGEPVEPGRLLAVCAIGGVHVETALLRRTPAGVELLAHNKSSEHEAGCRLDDLVVRHVLDRADIDGNDPYAMGRLRAAALAAKERLSSSTDVFVTDTVSLSRQEFEEFAAPVLRSAIGKLRSLLEPVPEGQLAAALLVGGSARIPLAAALARTMLPCPVVVDHDPGTALCRGAALAARPRPRPRPAAARGPEPLEGRVSEPEKPGTSLAPELDDLPVRYGEQGRGDGTEGEAGEAVEPPPRRPPVEITPLEPPRRRFSLARRSGSAHDRDEER, encoded by the coding sequence ATGCGCTATGTCCTGGGGATACATCTCGGTGCCACCCGGGTGAGCGCGGCGGTCTGCCGGTACCGAGGGGGTGTCTGGACCTCTGCCGAGGTAGTCCCCATCGGGGGGCGAACCCCATGGGCGGAATCCGTGCTCCACGTGTCGGACCAGGGTGACCTGCTGGTGGGCCAGGCGGCGCTGCACAGGGCGGTGACAGAGCCGGAAAGGGTGGCGAGGGCACCACTGCACCGCACAGGGGACCCGGTGCCGTTCGTGCTCGGCGAGGCGACCTACCCCGCCGAGACCCTCGCGGCCGGGATGATCGGCTGGGTCGCCGACAGGGTGGCGGAGGCCGAAGCCGCCCACGCCGAGCGCATCGTGGTCACCCATCCGCCGTCCTGGTCCTCCTACCGCCGTGGACTGCTGCACCAGGCACTCGACACCGCCGAACTCCCCGGCGTGCTCGCACTGCCGAGTCCGGTGGCCGCCGCGGAGAACCACCTCGCCTCGCCGGACGGCGAGCCGGTGGAGCCGGGCCGCCTGCTCGCCGTGTGCGCCATCGGCGGAGTCCACGTCGAGACGGCGCTGCTTCGCAGGACTCCCGCCGGCGTCGAACTCCTCGCCCACAACAAGTCCTCGGAGCACGAGGCCGGGTGCAGGCTGGACGACCTCGTCGTGCGGCACGTTCTCGACCGCGCGGACATCGACGGCAACGATCCCTACGCCATGGGGAGGCTGCGGGCGGCAGCGCTCGCGGCGAAGGAACGCCTCTCGTCGTCCACAGACGTGTTCGTCACCGACACGGTGTCGCTGAGCAGGCAGGAGTTCGAGGAGTTCGCCGCGCCGGTACTGCGCTCGGCCATCGGGAAACTGCGCTCACTGCTCGAACCCGTCCCCGAGGGGCAACTCGCGGCGGCCCTGCTGGTCGGCGGCAGCGCCAGGATTCCCCTCGCGGCCGCGCTCGCGCGCACTATGCTTCCGTGCCCTGTCGTGGTAGACCACGATCCCGGCACGGCACTGTGCAGAGGAGCGGCGCTGGCCGCACGGCCGAGGCCGCGTCCCCGGCCCGCCGCCGCCCGGGGTCCGGAACCGTTGGAGGGGCGGGTGAGCGAGCCGGAGAAGCCTGGGACGTCACTCGCGCCCGAACTCGACGACCTTCCGGTCCGGTACGGGGAACAGGGCCGCGGGGACGGCACCGAAGGCGAAGCCGGTGAGGCTGTCGAACCACCACCTCGCCGACCGCCCGTCGAGATCACCCCGCTCGAACCGCCCCGCCGCCGGTTCTCGCTGGCGCGCAGAAGCGGCTCAGCCCATGACCGAGACGAGGAACGCTGA
- a CDS encoding dynamin family protein, giving the protein MKATPWLDVLDEAIRSCAAHDRADLVARLRARRAELTGPKVRVVVLGAQGQGKSQLLNGLLGTGVCAVGDDVTTTVPAVVEYASAPVAELVPGVTAPLIEAGHSRDSLVLEGPVHSVPALTASDRMSVSVDSATSVANRRGGIAKVEIGLPRKLLETGLTLIDTPPYGDRASEHTGAVLATLPHADAVLLTADVTHDLTPDELDVLERVLTLCPTVAVVLTKTDLVPGWQRVVERNRARLERHGLPVTVFAVSSALRLLAARTNDSGLNDESGFPSLISYLHHDLMGNVDGLRRRSAGALAGLAVDRVVPPLRERLAELQRGGDGELTARYRAAGKRLEHLQREASRWQTMLADDVADLTADLDYDLRDRTRRILREADEYFEVADPAKDWPDFEEWLRDNLTAAAEANSGWLLDRFEWITRKLAGAIAVHRPDVFAPEEVLPGMPKEELGELRMPGIERFTLGQKLFVGMRGSYSGLLMFGLATTLAGMSLINPISIGAGVAFGAKSVFEERGTRLKRRQATARNAAHRYVDDFFLAYGKESKDAVRLIHRELRDRCTEVTQELRAEISEAAQRIKQLIDAKAAERGTAVREVARRIDELELLRRRAEALAPRVVPRGLTA; this is encoded by the coding sequence ATGAAGGCAACCCCGTGGCTCGACGTGCTCGACGAGGCCATTCGGTCGTGCGCCGCTCACGACCGCGCAGACCTCGTCGCGCGCCTCCGTGCCCGCCGCGCCGAGCTGACCGGCCCGAAGGTGCGGGTGGTGGTGCTCGGTGCGCAGGGGCAGGGCAAGAGCCAGCTCCTCAACGGACTGCTCGGCACGGGCGTGTGCGCGGTCGGCGACGACGTCACCACCACGGTGCCCGCCGTTGTCGAGTACGCCTCCGCTCCCGTGGCGGAACTCGTTCCCGGTGTCACGGCTCCGCTGATCGAGGCCGGGCATTCTCGGGACAGCCTCGTGCTCGAAGGGCCTGTGCACAGCGTTCCCGCGCTCACCGCCTCCGACCGGATGTCCGTCTCCGTCGATTCGGCGACGTCGGTGGCCAACCGGAGAGGTGGCATCGCCAAGGTCGAGATTGGACTCCCGCGCAAGCTTCTGGAGACGGGACTCACGCTCATCGACACCCCGCCCTACGGGGACAGGGCGAGTGAGCACACCGGCGCCGTTCTCGCCACGCTGCCCCACGCGGACGCGGTGCTGCTGACCGCCGACGTGACCCACGACCTCACCCCGGACGAGTTGGACGTGCTCGAGCGCGTCCTCACGCTGTGTCCCACGGTGGCCGTCGTGCTCACCAAGACCGACCTCGTACCGGGGTGGCAGCGGGTGGTCGAGCGCAACCGGGCCAGGCTGGAGCGGCACGGGTTACCGGTGACGGTGTTCGCGGTGTCGTCGGCACTGCGGCTGCTCGCCGCGAGAACCAACGATTCGGGGCTCAACGACGAGTCCGGGTTCCCCTCGCTCATCTCGTATCTGCACCACGACCTGATGGGCAATGTGGACGGTCTGCGCAGGCGCAGTGCCGGTGCCCTGGCCGGCCTCGCCGTCGATCGTGTGGTGCCGCCGCTGCGGGAGCGACTCGCCGAACTACAGCGGGGCGGCGACGGTGAGCTGACGGCCAGGTACCGCGCGGCGGGAAAGCGACTGGAGCACCTTCAGCGTGAGGCGTCGCGGTGGCAGACCATGCTCGCCGACGACGTCGCGGATCTCACCGCTGACCTCGACTACGACCTGCGTGACCGCACCCGCCGCATCCTGCGCGAAGCCGACGAGTACTTCGAGGTGGCCGACCCCGCGAAGGACTGGCCCGACTTCGAGGAGTGGTTGCGCGACAACCTGACGGCTGCCGCCGAGGCCAACTCAGGCTGGCTGCTCGACAGGTTCGAGTGGATCACCCGGAAACTCGCGGGCGCCATCGCCGTTCACCGGCCCGACGTGTTCGCGCCGGAGGAGGTGCTGCCCGGCATGCCGAAGGAGGAACTCGGCGAGTTGCGGATGCCGGGGATCGAAAGGTTCACCCTCGGCCAGAAACTGTTCGTCGGCATGCGCGGCTCGTACAGCGGCCTGCTCATGTTCGGGCTCGCCACCACGCTCGCCGGGATGAGTCTCATCAACCCGATCTCCATCGGCGCGGGAGTGGCGTTCGGTGCGAAGAGCGTTTTCGAGGAGCGGGGAACCCGACTGAAGCGCAGGCAGGCCACGGCGCGCAACGCCGCCCACCGGTACGTCGATGACTTCTTCCTCGCCTACGGCAAGGAGAGCAAGGACGCCGTGCGCCTGATCCATCGGGAATTACGCGACCGGTGTACCGAGGTGACGCAGGAATTGCGGGCCGAGATCAGTGAGGCCGCGCAACGGATCAAGCAGTTGATCGACGCGAAGGCGGCGGAGCGCGGCACGGCCGTGCGGGAGGTGGCTCGCCGGATCGACGAGCTGGAGTTGCTGCGCAGACGTGCGGAGGCGCTGGCACCCCGTGTGGTCCCGCGAGGGCTCACCGCATGA
- a CDS encoding helix-turn-helix domain-containing protein: MQASDVASPARPAALRTPGSREPLLDGPTRDLCSAVADGALAPVRLAVVAPGGYGKTAVLHQVARRVEARGGTVAWFGQQDLGTAELILADDAHEADETALAELYERTGDEVTGLVIAARPWPRPPALNRVLSRLRGQVVLRPLDTRRVAALLGRERAGLAELVRAQTLGVPGFVVRLAEALRTEPAAAVRPDATGLPPSVLAEFRPDLDRLPRDLLSLLLAATSGAGLDVNLLAGVLGTDHDGVARAVDAARACGLLTHDGTPLPLVSQALRVLVPEERRLAVSHRLVRLQLDREGPVLDLVRPLLGSELGGAELAEAFEAAADEAAEDDPALAATLYAAATRAGRSPTALGCRWAEVAARSGDLDTALRLADQVIADPDAEGRAHAAGTAATAFVHKGQNERAREMYRWSATRLSHLNAALVAVRDGGLAEAEALLDTAASGSAQGEPPTLVTGAMSALVRGTVESVTSEPSLALSTLADAAETLGPVGRSLFLPDTPAAVGALVGMQCGELPLAETLLQQAVETEVGGHTARSRHLLLTAWIAMLRGDTDSATRTLATVDGEPTPRDWLLSSSLRAGLARRTSDLGALRTVWADVREAVLRLRVDLFTILPLGELAIAAARLGESERLTHQLGRMRALLGALGDPPLWSATLHWSGLHAAITADRRDEAAEHAMALSRCADRLGDHTGYHRAIAEAATCWIDILGGAVDAARVEAAAGALHDTGLHWDAARLAGQAAIRTTDRAAMVSLLERARALQGGPAAGASRPAPRADPGGLSERERQVAELVVSGLTYRQVGDRLFISAKTVEHHMARMRQRLGATSRADLLDRLREFVTTS; encoded by the coding sequence ATGCAGGCTTCCGACGTCGCCTCGCCAGCACGTCCCGCTGCCCTTCGCACACCCGGATCGCGCGAGCCGTTGCTCGACGGACCGACCCGCGACCTGTGCTCCGCCGTCGCGGACGGCGCGCTCGCGCCGGTGAGGCTGGCCGTCGTGGCACCGGGCGGGTACGGCAAGACGGCCGTTCTGCACCAGGTGGCGCGTCGCGTCGAGGCCAGGGGCGGCACGGTGGCGTGGTTCGGACAACAGGACCTCGGCACAGCGGAGCTGATTCTCGCCGACGACGCGCACGAGGCCGACGAGACCGCGCTCGCCGAGCTGTACGAGCGGACCGGGGACGAGGTCACCGGCCTGGTCATCGCCGCGAGACCGTGGCCGCGGCCTCCGGCACTGAACAGGGTTCTGTCCAGGCTGCGAGGGCAGGTCGTGCTGCGGCCACTCGATACCCGCCGCGTCGCGGCGCTGCTCGGCCGCGAAAGGGCCGGGCTCGCCGAACTCGTGCGGGCACAGACGCTCGGAGTCCCAGGGTTCGTCGTGAGGCTCGCGGAGGCGCTGAGAACCGAACCGGCCGCCGCCGTACGGCCCGACGCCACCGGCCTTCCGCCGTCCGTGCTCGCGGAGTTCCGCCCCGACCTCGACCGGCTGCCACGGGATCTGCTGTCCCTGCTGCTCGCGGCCACATCAGGGGCCGGACTTGACGTGAACCTGCTCGCCGGTGTGCTCGGCACCGACCACGACGGTGTGGCGCGCGCGGTGGACGCGGCAAGGGCCTGCGGGCTGCTCACGCACGACGGCACTCCGCTGCCCCTGGTGTCGCAGGCGCTGCGGGTGCTCGTTCCCGAGGAGCGAAGGCTCGCCGTGTCACACCGGCTGGTGCGGCTCCAACTCGACCGTGAGGGTCCTGTGCTCGATCTGGTGCGTCCGCTGCTCGGCAGCGAACTCGGAGGGGCTGAGCTGGCGGAGGCGTTCGAAGCCGCCGCCGACGAGGCGGCCGAAGACGATCCCGCCCTCGCCGCGACCCTGTACGCGGCGGCGACGCGGGCCGGTCGTTCGCCGACGGCACTCGGTTGCCGATGGGCGGAAGTCGCCGCGAGGTCCGGTGACCTCGACACGGCGCTCCGGCTGGCCGATCAGGTGATCGCCGACCCCGACGCCGAGGGCAGGGCCCACGCGGCTGGGACGGCGGCCACAGCGTTCGTCCACAAAGGCCAGAACGAGCGAGCCCGCGAGATGTACCGGTGGTCCGCGACCCGGCTGTCACACCTCAACGCCGCACTGGTCGCGGTGCGAGACGGCGGGTTGGCCGAGGCGGAAGCACTGCTCGATACCGCCGCATCCGGGTCAGCACAAGGGGAGCCACCGACTCTGGTCACCGGGGCGATGTCGGCCCTCGTCCGAGGCACCGTCGAGTCGGTGACCTCGGAACCTTCCCTCGCGCTGTCCACACTGGCCGACGCCGCGGAGACACTCGGCCCTGTCGGGCGTTCCCTTTTCCTCCCCGACACTCCCGCAGCGGTGGGTGCGCTCGTCGGGATGCAGTGCGGGGAGCTTCCGCTGGCGGAAACCCTGCTCCAGCAGGCCGTCGAGACAGAGGTCGGCGGACACACCGCACGCAGCAGGCACCTCCTCCTCACGGCCTGGATCGCCATGCTGCGAGGAGATACGGACTCGGCCACCCGCACACTCGCGACGGTGGACGGCGAGCCGACACCCCGCGACTGGCTCCTTTCCTCGAGTCTTCGCGCGGGACTGGCCCGCAGAACCAGCGACCTCGGCGCACTGCGCACGGTCTGGGCCGACGTTCGCGAGGCCGTGCTCCGCCTGCGGGTGGACCTGTTCACCATCCTGCCGCTCGGCGAACTCGCCATCGCCGCTGCGCGGCTCGGTGAATCGGAGCGCCTCACACACCAACTCGGCAGGATGCGCGCGTTGCTCGGCGCGCTGGGCGATCCACCCTTGTGGTCGGCCACGCTGCACTGGAGTGGTCTGCACGCCGCCATCACGGCCGATCGCCGGGACGAGGCGGCCGAACACGCGATGGCGCTGTCGCGGTGCGCGGACCGCCTCGGTGATCACACCGGTTACCACAGGGCGATCGCCGAGGCCGCGACGTGCTGGATCGACATCCTCGGCGGAGCCGTCGATGCCGCACGCGTCGAAGCAGCGGCCGGAGCGCTGCACGACACCGGGTTGCACTGGGACGCCGCGCGGCTGGCCGGGCAGGCCGCCATCCGGACCACGGATCGCGCCGCGATGGTGTCCCTGCTCGAAAGGGCTCGCGCATTGCAGGGCGGGCCTGCCGCCGGTGCCTCGCGTCCCGCGCCCCGCGCCGATCCGGGTGGCTTGAGCGAACGGGAACGCCAGGTGGCGGAACTGGTGGTGTCTGGCCTGACGTACCGGCAGGTCGGCGACCGGCTGTTCATCTCGGCCAAGACTGTCGAGCACCACATGGCCCGCATGCGGCAACGCCTCGGAGCCACCAGCCGCGCCGACCTGCTGGATCGCCTGCGCGAGTTCGTCACGACGAGCTAG
- a CDS encoding IniB N-terminal domain-containing protein produces the protein MIHAQGETETEQEVTVSEPSAAAPQEQTLHDFVLTLLNDATARAAFAQDPARALETAGLGDITAEDVQDVIPLVMDYSGLPAADALGTVGAAGGAVSGLEGAIEQLRGVADAAGDRADLAGTAGLDSGVGSIATGGAAALDGVSGVLRYDTEAAAGEAAGRLGADGLNVGSYSEGLLGKVAAVGGAGPDGAGGLANVDSAAGGVGGMVDGSLDGVSGTGSVDTSPLDAGLFGEFSGDGAAGGAGLRTDAVSPEATGMLSGDGYAAGGSLETPFGTYGIDVANEVGLSLPEIETTGDLADTLDTDTITRGSEAAASTVATYVASGGAALHGAVRSTAGDLPVDLPTELPSAVPAGVPSELPVNVPGAVADAPSVDDTVLSQPRNLNEDVEEPVEVAGIGTDLPNVADSIRGLASEVQDGLGSVPGQLGAAVPTGATEVPDLPVLNPMPESGDYAADSAHQVHEGAERVADTVSDSPLGGVAEKGQDLLSDAPVVGDLDLGH, from the coding sequence TTGATCCACGCACAGGGGGAGACGGAGACCGAGCAGGAAGTCACCGTCTCCGAGCCCTCGGCCGCCGCCCCACAGGAGCAGACGTTGCACGACTTCGTGCTCACCCTGCTGAACGACGCCACGGCCCGTGCCGCGTTCGCCCAGGACCCGGCGAGGGCGCTGGAGACGGCAGGACTTGGTGACATCACCGCCGAGGACGTGCAGGACGTGATCCCGCTGGTCATGGACTACAGCGGGCTTCCGGCTGCCGATGCCCTCGGGACAGTGGGCGCGGCCGGTGGCGCAGTGAGCGGTCTTGAGGGTGCCATCGAGCAGCTGAGGGGCGTTGCCGACGCGGCGGGCGACCGCGCGGACCTGGCGGGGACGGCAGGCCTTGACTCGGGTGTCGGCTCGATCGCCACCGGTGGCGCGGCCGCTCTCGACGGTGTGTCCGGCGTGCTGCGGTACGACACGGAGGCCGCTGCCGGTGAAGCCGCGGGCAGGCTCGGCGCGGACGGATTGAACGTCGGCTCCTACAGCGAAGGCTTGCTCGGCAAGGTCGCCGCTGTGGGTGGCGCGGGCCCGGACGGCGCGGGTGGACTGGCCAATGTGGACAGCGCGGCCGGTGGCGTCGGCGGCATGGTGGACGGCAGCCTCGACGGTGTGTCAGGCACCGGCAGCGTTGACACCTCCCCGCTCGACGCGGGTCTGTTCGGCGAGTTCAGTGGCGACGGTGCCGCCGGTGGCGCAGGCCTGCGCACCGACGCGGTGTCCCCCGAGGCAACGGGGATGCTGTCCGGCGACGGGTATGCCGCAGGCGGTTCGCTGGAGACCCCCTTCGGTACCTACGGCATCGACGTGGCCAACGAGGTGGGGCTCTCCCTTCCCGAGATCGAGACCACCGGCGACCTGGCCGACACCCTCGACACCGACACGATCACCAGGGGCAGCGAGGCCGCGGCCAGCACGGTGGCCACCTATGTCGCCTCCGGCGGCGCGGCATTGCACGGTGCGGTTCGCTCCACTGCGGGCGACCTGCCCGTTGACCTGCCCACGGAGCTGCCCTCGGCTGTTCCGGCCGGTGTTCCCTCGGAACTCCCGGTGAACGTGCCAGGCGCTGTCGCCGACGCGCCCTCGGTCGATGACACCGTGCTCTCGCAGCCGAGGAACCTCAACGAGGACGTCGAGGAGCCCGTCGAGGTCGCCGGTATCGGCACCGACCTCCCGAACGTGGCCGACTCGATCCGTGGCCTCGCTTCGGAGGTTCAGGACGGCCTCGGCAGCGTGCCAGGCCAGCTCGGTGCGGCGGTGCCGACGGGCGCGACGGAGGTGCCTGACCTTCCCGTGCTGAACCCGATGCCGGAGTCCGGCGACTACGCGGCCGACTCCGCGCACCAGGTGCACGAGGGTGCCGAGCGGGTGGCTGACACGGTGAGTGACAGCCCGCTGGGCGGTGTCGCCGAGAAGGGTCAGGATCTGCTGTCCGACGCGCCGGTCGTCGGTGATCTGGACCTCGGTCACTGA